In one window of Ruminococcus hominis DNA:
- a CDS encoding ABC transporter ATP-binding protein, giving the protein MSNQLEKKNQDTIKKVFKLIRPYMHYLILSLIFAAISVALTLYAPILSGNAIDLILSKGHVDFAGVFQILKKYAVVIILTGVAQWLMNLCNNKITYRVVKDVRIRAFAKLQELPLKYIDSHQYGETISRIITDVEQFSDGLLIGFSQLFTGIVTIVGTLLFMLTINVKISLVVILITPVSLFVASFIAKRTYTMFKAQSEKRAEMTSLINEMVGNQKVVQAFGYGSRALERFDEINADLQKVSLRAIFFSSITNPSTRFVNGLVYAGVGITGALSAIRGYISVGQLSCFLSYANQYTKPFNEISSVITELQNAAACARRVFDFIEETPEIPDYEQAVDLQQADGSLELKEVSFSYRKDVPLLQHLNLQVKPGQKIAIVGPTGCGKTTLINLLMRFYDIDAGQIIVSGHDIQEIKRDSLRENFGMVLQETWLKSGTVAENIAYGREGTSREEIIAAAKAAHAHSFIKRMPEGYDTMIQEEGGNLSQGQKQLLCIARVMLNLPPMLILDEATSSIDTRTEIRIQKAFHQMMEGRTSFIVAHRLSTIREADVILVMKDGNIIEQGTHDELLQVGGFYKHLYESQFAK; this is encoded by the coding sequence ATGAGTAATCAGTTAGAAAAAAAGAATCAGGATACAATAAAAAAAGTTTTTAAGCTGATACGTCCATATATGCATTATCTGATTTTATCGTTGATTTTTGCAGCAATTTCTGTAGCACTGACTTTGTATGCACCAATCTTATCAGGAAATGCAATTGACTTGATATTGTCAAAAGGACATGTAGATTTTGCCGGTGTATTTCAGATTTTAAAAAAATATGCGGTTGTGATCATTCTGACAGGTGTGGCACAATGGCTTATGAATTTATGTAATAATAAAATTACTTACCGGGTAGTAAAAGATGTTCGAATCCGGGCATTTGCAAAATTACAGGAACTTCCACTAAAATATATTGACTCACATCAGTATGGTGAGACAATCAGCAGAATCATAACAGATGTAGAGCAATTTTCAGATGGACTGCTGATAGGATTTTCACAGTTATTCACAGGAATTGTTACAATTGTGGGGACATTACTCTTTATGTTGACAATTAATGTGAAAATCTCTCTGGTTGTTATCTTAATCACGCCAGTGTCATTGTTTGTTGCGAGCTTTATTGCAAAGAGAACATATACGATGTTCAAAGCACAATCAGAGAAGCGCGCAGAGATGACATCGCTTATTAATGAGATGGTGGGGAACCAAAAAGTAGTACAGGCATTTGGATATGGTTCAAGGGCTTTGGAAAGATTTGATGAGATAAATGCAGATTTGCAAAAAGTTAGTCTGCGTGCGATTTTCTTTTCATCAATTACGAATCCAAGCACTCGTTTTGTAAATGGACTTGTATATGCAGGTGTTGGAATTACAGGTGCGTTAAGTGCAATCCGGGGATATATTTCCGTAGGACAATTATCTTGCTTTTTAAGCTATGCAAATCAGTATACAAAACCGTTTAATGAGATTTCCAGTGTCATTACGGAACTTCAGAATGCTGCGGCATGTGCGAGAAGAGTGTTTGATTTTATAGAAGAAACACCAGAAATCCCTGATTATGAGCAGGCGGTTGATTTACAACAGGCAGACGGAAGTCTGGAATTAAAAGAAGTATCATTTTCTTATAGAAAAGATGTTCCGTTACTTCAACATTTGAATCTGCAGGTAAAGCCGGGACAGAAGATTGCTATCGTAGGCCCGACAGGATGTGGAAAGACAACACTGATTAATTTATTGATGCGTTTTTATGATATTGATGCAGGGCAGATTATTGTCAGTGGTCATGACATTCAGGAAATTAAAAGAGACAGTCTGAGAGAAAATTTTGGTATGGTTTTGCAGGAAACCTGGCTTAAATCAGGGACTGTTGCTGAGAATATTGCATATGGAAGAGAGGGGACTTCAAGAGAAGAGATCATAGCGGCAGCAAAAGCAGCCCATGCCCACAGCTTTATTAAGAGAATGCCGGAAGGGTATGATACGATGATCCAGGAAGAAGGAGGAAATCTTTCGCAAGGACAGAAACAATTGCTTTGTATTGCAAGGGTAATGTTAAATTTACCACCAATGTTGATTTTGGATGAAGCAACATCATCTATTGATACACGTACAGAAATCCGAATTCAGAAAGCTTTTCATCAGATGATGGAAGGAAGAACGAGTTTTATTGTAGCCCATAGATTGTCTACAATCAGGGAAGCAGATGTGATTCTTGTGATGAAGGATGGAAATATTATCGAGCAGGGAACGCATGACGAATTATTGCAGGTCGGTGGATTTTATAAGCATTTGTATGAAAGTCAGTTTGCGAAGTAA
- a CDS encoding ABC transporter ATP-binding protein, with the protein MRKLLIYLKDYKKESIIGPLFKLLEATFELIVPVIMAHIIDIGIKNHDTLYIWKMGAVLVIFGILGLTCSLLAQYFAAKAAVGFGTALRHDLFWHIENLSHAEVDKAGSSTLVVRMTSDVNQVQSGVNLVLRLFLRSPFIVVGALVMAFTINWKAAMVFVVTVPLLAFVIYGIMVITIPLYKKVQRELDEVLLTTRENLTGVRVIRAFRTQKLERETFEHKSDMLMDIQMHVGKISASLNPLTYIIVNAGIIAVIWFGGIQVNVGDMTQGEVIALVNYMTQTLLALVALANLIITFTKALASAGRINEVFAMKPGIVDGNEKESAVQQTEEPKTAVSMEDVTFYYQESKEPALEHISFTAKKGETIGIIGGTGSGKSTLVSLIPRFYDVTEGRVFVNEKDVREYKVENLRSKVGTVPQKAVLFHGTIRDNMKMGREDASDEEIFEALKTAQALEIVENKPGKLDTVLSEGGKNLSGGQRQRLTIARALVRNPEVLILDDSASALDFATDANLRKAIAEDTNNMTVFIVSQRAASIMHADKIIVLDDGQMVGYGTHQELLKQCEVYQEICYSQFSKEEVQDHE; encoded by the coding sequence GTGAGAAAACTGCTTATTTATTTAAAAGATTATAAAAAAGAGAGTATTATAGGTCCATTGTTTAAATTATTGGAAGCAACGTTTGAATTGATCGTGCCGGTTATTATGGCACACATCATAGATATTGGTATCAAGAATCACGACACGCTTTATATTTGGAAAATGGGTGCCGTGCTTGTAATATTTGGAATTTTAGGGCTTACATGTTCATTGCTGGCACAATATTTTGCGGCGAAGGCAGCAGTTGGATTTGGAACTGCACTCAGGCATGATTTATTCTGGCATATTGAAAATTTGTCACATGCAGAAGTTGATAAGGCCGGAAGTTCAACATTGGTTGTTCGAATGACAAGTGATGTCAATCAGGTACAATCAGGGGTGAATCTTGTATTACGACTATTTTTAAGATCACCGTTTATAGTTGTCGGCGCACTGGTTATGGCATTTACAATTAACTGGAAGGCAGCAATGGTATTTGTTGTGACCGTTCCGCTGTTGGCATTCGTTATCTATGGAATTATGGTTATTACGATTCCTTTATACAAGAAGGTTCAAAGAGAATTAGATGAAGTATTATTGACAACCCGTGAGAATTTGACAGGAGTTCGTGTGATTCGTGCATTTCGTACTCAGAAGCTGGAGAGAGAGACCTTTGAACATAAGAGTGATATGTTGATGGATATTCAGATGCATGTCGGTAAAATTTCGGCATCATTGAATCCTTTGACATATATTATTGTAAATGCCGGGATTATTGCAGTTATCTGGTTTGGTGGAATTCAGGTAAATGTAGGCGATATGACACAAGGAGAAGTAATTGCACTGGTAAACTATATGACACAGACATTGTTGGCACTTGTGGCCTTGGCAAATCTGATCATAACATTTACAAAAGCATTGGCATCGGCAGGAAGAATCAATGAAGTGTTTGCAATGAAGCCGGGCATTGTAGATGGTAATGAAAAAGAGTCAGCAGTGCAACAGACAGAAGAACCAAAAACAGCTGTAAGCATGGAAGACGTAACATTTTATTATCAGGAGAGTAAAGAACCTGCTCTGGAGCACATTTCATTTACAGCAAAAAAAGGTGAGACAATCGGAATTATCGGTGGTACCGGTTCAGGAAAGTCAACCTTGGTAAGTTTAATCCCAAGATTTTACGATGTGACAGAAGGCCGGGTGTTTGTCAATGAGAAAGATGTCCGGGAATATAAAGTAGAGAATCTGAGAAGTAAAGTCGGCACGGTTCCGCAGAAAGCAGTTTTGTTCCATGGAACAATTCGAGATAATATGAAGATGGGACGAGAAGATGCCAGCGATGAAGAAATTTTTGAGGCACTTAAGACAGCACAGGCATTAGAAATTGTAGAAAATAAACCTGGTAAATTAGACACAGTGTTAAGTGAGGGCGGAAAGAATCTGTCAGGAGGACAGAGACAGAGACTCACAATCGCAAGAGCATTGGTCCGCAATCCGGAAGTATTGATTTTGGATGATAGTGCATCTGCGTTGGATTTTGCAACAGATGCTAATTTAAGAAAAGCAATCGCGGAAGATACAAATAATATGACTGTATTTATTGTGTCTCAAAGAGCTGCATCGATTATGCATGCAGATAAGATCATTGTATTAGATGACGGACAGATGGTTGGCTATGGAACACATCAGGAATTGTTGAAACAATGTGAGGTATATCAGGAAATCTGCTATTCTCAATTTTCAAAAGAGGAGGTGCAGGACCATGAGTAA
- the trhA gene encoding PAQR family membrane homeostasis protein TrhA, with the protein MKSQHHIKEPGSAITHFIGMLMAIFAAVPLLIKAAHEPSRIYVISLAIYSASMILLYAASTTYHTFDISAKINTILKKWDHMMISVLIAGSYTPICLLVLKGKTGLILLAIVWSFAIVGILIKAFWVYCPKWISSILYIGMGWTCVLAFTQILNSMSHTSFLWLLTGGIIYTVGGIIYALKLPIFNSKHKNFGSHEIFHLFVMGGSMCHFVVMYALLP; encoded by the coding sequence ATGAAATCACAACATCATATTAAAGAACCCGGCAGTGCGATCACCCATTTTATAGGAATGTTAATGGCAATCTTTGCAGCTGTCCCATTACTGATCAAAGCTGCTCATGAACCTAGCCGTATTTACGTTATCTCACTCGCAATCTACTCTGCAAGTATGATATTATTGTATGCAGCCAGTACTACTTATCATACATTTGATATTTCTGCTAAAATCAATACGATTTTAAAAAAATGGGATCATATGATGATTTCTGTATTAATTGCAGGAAGCTACACGCCAATTTGTTTATTAGTATTAAAAGGAAAAACCGGACTTATTCTCCTGGCCATTGTGTGGAGCTTCGCTATCGTAGGTATTCTTATTAAAGCCTTCTGGGTTTACTGTCCGAAGTGGATTTCATCCATTCTCTATATCGGAATGGGCTGGACATGTGTTCTTGCTTTCACTCAAATATTAAACTCCATGAGCCATACTTCTTTTTTATGGCTTCTGACAGGCGGAATTATTTATACTGTTGGCGGTATTATCTACGCATTAAAGCTTCCGATTTTTAATAGTAAACATAAAAATTTTGGAAGTCATGAAATTTTTCATTTATTCGTAATGGGTGGAAGTATGTGTCACTTCGTAGTTATGTATGCACTATTACCTTAA
- the arcC gene encoding carbamate kinase — translation MKKRAVIALGHRALGTTLPEQKVAVAKTAKSIADLIEEGYQVAITHSNAPQVGMIHTAMNEFGKTHDNYTSAPMSVCSAMSQGYIGYDLQNGIREELLNRGIYRTVSTVLTQVIVDPYDEAFYTPTKVLGRYMNAEDANEERKKGNYVVEEPGKGFRRVVSAPNPVKIVELDAINALLNADQLVVACGGGGIPVLEQDNHLRGASAVIEKDLVAGKLAEGVNADLLIILTSVDQVCINMGTPAEEKLGSISVAQAKEYMDAGHFGTYNMFPKFKAAVEFIEQKEGREALITSLEQLKAGLHGKAGTRIHG, via the coding sequence ATGAAAAAAAGAGCGGTTATTGCACTGGGTCATAGAGCGCTTGGCACAACATTACCAGAACAGAAAGTTGCTGTAGCTAAAACAGCCAAATCTATTGCTGATTTGATTGAAGAAGGATATCAGGTTGCGATCACTCACAGTAATGCACCTCAGGTCGGTATGATTCATACTGCTATGAATGAGTTTGGCAAAACTCATGATAATTATACATCTGCACCAATGTCGGTCTGCTCAGCCATGAGTCAGGGTTATATCGGATATGACCTGCAGAATGGAATTCGCGAGGAATTATTGAACCGTGGTATTTATCGTACAGTCAGCACAGTCCTGACGCAGGTTATTGTAGATCCGTATGATGAAGCTTTCTATACCCCAACAAAAGTACTCGGACGTTACATGAATGCTGAAGATGCCAACGAAGAACGTAAAAAAGGAAATTATGTAGTAGAAGAACCTGGTAAAGGATTCCGTCGAGTTGTATCCGCTCCAAACCCGGTTAAAATCGTAGAATTAGATGCTATCAATGCTCTGCTTAATGCTGATCAGTTAGTTGTTGCATGTGGCGGTGGCGGTATTCCTGTTCTGGAACAGGATAATCACTTACGCGGTGCCAGTGCTGTTATTGAAAAGGATCTTGTCGCAGGTAAACTTGCAGAAGGTGTCAACGCCGATCTCCTTATTATCCTTACAAGTGTAGATCAGGTTTGTATTAACATGGGCACTCCAGCTGAAGAAAAACTCGGTTCTATCTCCGTTGCTCAGGCAAAAGAATATATGGATGCCGGACATTTCGGTACTTACAATATGTTTCCTAAATTTAAGGCTGCTGTTGAATTCATCGAACAAAAAGAAGGTCGCGAGGCTCTGATCACTTCTCTTGAGCAATTAAAAGCCGGTTTACATGGAAAAGCCGGAACAAGAATTCATGGATAA